One region of Micromonospora ureilytica genomic DNA includes:
- a CDS encoding DUF2637 domain-containing protein → MIRERAESGVRVLILLAIGTMAGAAAFTHVHDLTVAHGQPDWIGWANAVAVELMAIYLGLEIRARRRTGRPVGLVGVLLIAFALLSLAAQVAEAEPSVWGWIVAAVPSLAFLALVKVVLSSEPATPPASEPDQPQGDWYDEPQPVEPAPPTPVMPPASVAVLPPVGVVQHNRPQVVGIIR, encoded by the coding sequence ATGATCCGCGAACGCGCCGAGTCCGGCGTTCGAGTGCTGATCCTGCTCGCCATCGGCACCATGGCCGGCGCCGCTGCCTTTACCCACGTCCACGACCTGACCGTCGCCCACGGCCAGCCCGATTGGATCGGCTGGGCTAACGCCGTGGCGGTTGAGCTGATGGCCATCTACCTCGGCCTGGAAATCCGCGCCCGCCGTCGCACCGGTCGACCCGTCGGCCTGGTCGGCGTCCTCCTGATCGCGTTCGCGCTGCTCTCCCTCGCCGCCCAGGTCGCCGAAGCCGAACCATCCGTCTGGGGCTGGATCGTGGCGGCGGTGCCGTCGCTGGCCTTCCTCGCCCTGGTGAAGGTCGTCCTGTCCAGCGAACCCGCCACCCCGCCGGCTTCTGAGCCCGATCAGCCGCAGGGCGATTGGTACGACGAGCCGCAGCCTGTCGAACCCGCGCCGCCGACTCCGGTGATGCCGCCGGCATCAGTAGCGGTGCTGCCTCCGGTCGGTGTCGTCCAGCACAACCGGCCCCAGGTCGTCGGGATCATCCGATGA
- a CDS encoding replication initiator → MTAPTLPGLEPAPTPVAPRPGSRAARMALPRSIDVLRDIAIEYGVCVRPLAMRRTDLDTGLTEVIDLPCGATREDKCPPCAKKNRRLRQAQIREGWHRDDEPLPGPEPATEAQKSLILFRAHLEFSRDEAVRAAQWDQVADLDEAIREVEEAIAAEGLRGRVGPPHASDDEDQDDEPGPRRKRSTKRRQDAPELPRRKVERRTVGKTYTAPDGATYQPSMWLTLTLDSYGPVRPDGTPVNPARYDYRRAAWDAVHFPRLLDRFWQNLRRCEGWNVQYAGCVEPQRRLAPHAHFAIRGTIPRDVLRTVAAATYHQVWWPSVDVQRYTLDRLPIWDEQAATWVDPDSREPLTTWTEALDSIDDDPDAEPVHVVRFGAQVDARGVMPGTEDAERTIRYVTKYITKHTGDCHKATTDRQRKHLDRLWQQLQLTPCTDRCANWLLYGVQPKKAHAKLKPGRCKGKVHQRDTLGIGGRRILISRDWSGKTLADHKHDARAWVRALLGVTTDGTQLVDDQGDTAERVRHAWELARPDDPDVGPMTHRLMRSISERARWRSELLAAKDRAAQGSPDLSATQHSAQHDGEEPQ, encoded by the coding sequence ATGACGGCTCCGACCCTGCCCGGTCTCGAACCCGCCCCGACCCCGGTTGCTCCTCGGCCGGGGTCGCGGGCGGCCCGCATGGCGCTACCCCGCTCGATCGATGTGCTCAGGGACATCGCCATCGAGTACGGCGTTTGCGTCCGCCCGCTCGCGATGCGCCGCACCGACCTCGACACCGGCCTGACCGAAGTCATCGACCTTCCCTGCGGCGCGACCCGCGAGGACAAGTGCCCGCCGTGCGCCAAGAAGAACCGCCGGCTACGGCAAGCCCAGATCCGCGAGGGCTGGCACCGCGACGACGAACCGCTACCCGGCCCCGAACCCGCGACCGAGGCGCAGAAGTCCCTGATCCTGTTCCGCGCACACCTGGAGTTCTCCCGCGATGAGGCGGTGAGGGCGGCCCAGTGGGACCAGGTGGCCGACCTCGACGAGGCTATCCGCGAGGTAGAGGAAGCCATCGCCGCTGAGGGCCTGCGCGGGCGCGTCGGGCCACCGCACGCCAGCGACGACGAGGACCAGGACGACGAGCCCGGCCCACGGCGCAAGCGCTCCACCAAGCGGCGCCAGGATGCCCCCGAACTGCCTCGGCGCAAGGTAGAGCGGCGCACCGTCGGCAAGACCTACACCGCCCCGGACGGCGCCACCTACCAACCGTCGATGTGGCTCACCCTCACTCTCGACTCGTACGGCCCGGTCCGCCCCGACGGCACCCCCGTCAACCCCGCCCGGTACGACTATCGGCGGGCAGCCTGGGACGCGGTCCACTTCCCTCGTCTGCTGGACCGGTTCTGGCAGAACCTCCGGCGGTGCGAGGGCTGGAACGTCCAGTACGCCGGCTGCGTCGAGCCGCAACGCCGACTCGCCCCACACGCGCACTTCGCCATCCGGGGCACCATCCCTCGGGACGTGCTGCGCACCGTGGCGGCGGCGACCTACCACCAGGTGTGGTGGCCCTCGGTCGACGTCCAGCGCTACACCCTCGACCGGCTCCCGATCTGGGACGAACAGGCGGCGACATGGGTCGACCCCGACTCCCGCGAGCCGCTGACCACCTGGACGGAAGCCCTCGACTCCATCGACGACGATCCGGACGCGGAACCGGTTCACGTCGTCCGCTTCGGCGCCCAGGTCGACGCCCGTGGCGTCATGCCCGGCACCGAGGACGCCGAACGGACCATCCGGTACGTCACGAAATACATCACCAAGCACACCGGCGACTGCCACAAGGCGACTACCGACCGGCAACGCAAGCACCTCGACCGGCTCTGGCAGCAACTCCAGCTGACGCCCTGCACCGACCGCTGCGCAAACTGGCTGCTCTACGGCGTCCAGCCGAAGAAGGCACACGCCAAGCTCAAGCCGGGCCGCTGCAAGGGCAAGGTCCACCAGCGCGACACTCTCGGCATCGGCGGCCGGCGCATCCTCATCTCCCGCGACTGGTCCGGCAAGACCCTCGCCGACCACAAGCACGACGCTCGGGCCTGGGTGCGAGCGCTGCTCGGCGTCACCACCGACGGCACGCAGCTCGTCGACGACCAGGGCGACACCGCCGAACGAGTCCGGCACGCCTGGGAGTTGGCCCGACCCGATGACCCGGACGTCGGCCCCATGACCCACCGGCTCATGCGGTCGATCAGCGAACGCGCCCGCTGGCGATCCGAACTGCTCGCAGCCAAAGACCGGGCCGCGCAGGGGTCCCCAGATCTTTCGGCAACTCAGCACAGCGCACAGCACGACGGGGAGGAACCGCAGTGA
- a CDS encoding helix-turn-helix transcriptional regulator, protein MNEELLTVPEVLAELRVPRSTWFYWRQTGKGPRVIKLPNGQLRVRRSALGRWLGDLEQDAA, encoded by the coding sequence GTGAACGAGGAGTTGTTGACCGTGCCGGAAGTGCTCGCCGAGCTGCGCGTACCGCGCTCGACCTGGTTCTACTGGCGGCAGACCGGCAAGGGGCCACGAGTGATCAAGCTCCCGAACGGGCAGCTCCGGGTCCGCCGGTCGGCGCTCGGTCGGTGGCTCGGCGACCTGGAGCAGGACGCCGCATGA